One part of the Anopheles merus strain MAF chromosome 3L, AmerM5.1, whole genome shotgun sequence genome encodes these proteins:
- the LOC121599222 gene encoding probable chitinase 10 encodes MKVAAVAGLLLISVASINAATDRIVCYFGSWATYRIGNGKYDVESINPNLCTHIVYTFVGLDTKGNVKILDSWLDISLGGYSRFIQLKQRNPNVKLMVAIGGWNEGSASYSTMANSDLLRAVFVESAVAFVKRYGFDGFDVDWEYPTLRGGSVDDRVGFVKLLRDLRARFDQEGLLLSIATAATADYLRSAYDVPEINKYVHFVNLMAYDLHAYWDAQTGANAPMYPNSWETGYTSSMLNVDACVKAWLGAGLDPSKLVLGVPVYGHTFKLSSTSDTRIGAPTIGPGDAGPYTLEPGTLSYLEICEKLAAGGYTKAFSSVQQVPYAYSGNQWISYDDVNSIAIKVQYAKRMNLGGIMVWSIESDDARGICGEGQHPITSAVYREVFGTVAPTPGTTTTTAKTTTTTTSTARPITTTTTQRPLTTTTTMYRTTTTTTTARPTQKLVCPASGFLRDPNNCAQFYQCYPGLQITDQFTVLISDKVFCFFDNKATYRVGDGKVTVEDINPNLCTHIVYSSITLTSTGSIKLLDSYADVTNGGFARFKSVCQRAPAVKCMIGLNSLQSGSSPFSTLMNNTVTRQAAVSSILSFLIQQYQFDGLDFYWQYPVLKGGNPEDRFNFVTFISELSANLHMYGLLLTLSVAPTSDFFMGSYNVPSLVRYVDYFNVMAFNMHHYWDGKTGHQSALYASGKETSLYEAQLNVDAVITGWIAEGAPAAKLILGVTPTANIMKLYAANDSGIGARTAGRGDMGQYTTTEGIMSYPELCLERAKAGWETVLDRTQESFYATNKISWATYDEVQTVQLKGSYIITRGLAGMALYDMENDDVKNLCGKGFYPLLRGVNTGLGRRIPDGESSGTTTTTKATTTTTTATTRAPTTTTTTTRATTTTTASPPVLPTTCPRNGYVRDPTNCSVYYRCIPNG; translated from the exons ATGAAGGTTGCCGCGGTAGCTGGATTGCTGCTGATCAGCGTTGCTAGCATTAACGCCGCTACCG ATCGTATCGTGTGCTATTTTGGTAGCTGGGCTACCTACCGCATTGGCAATGGCAAGTACGACGTGGAGAGCATCAATCCCAACCTCTGTACGCACATCGTGTACACGTTCGTGGGCCTAGATACGAAGGGCAATGTGAAGATACTGGACAGCTGGCTGGACATCAGTCTCGGTGGCTATTCGCGCTTCATCCAGCTGAAGCAACGCAACCCGAACGTGAAGCTAATGGTCGCAATCGGAGGCTGGAACGAAGGATCCGCCTCCTACTCGACGATGGCCAACTCGGACCTGCTGCGTGCGGTGTTCGTCGAGTCGGCCGTTGCGTTCGTTAAGCGATACGGATTTGACGGGTTCGACGTGGACTGGGAGTATCCGACACTGCGCGGCGGTTCGGTGGACGATCGAGTTGGCTTTGTCAAGCTATTGCGCGATCTTCGCGCCCGGTTCGATCAAGAAGGGCTGCTGCTGTCGATTGCGACTGCGGCGACGGCGGACTATCTGAGATCGGCGTATGACGTGCCGGAGATTAACAAGTACGTACACTTTGTTAACTTGATGGCATACGATTTGCACGCGTACTGGGACGCTCAGACCGGTGCGAATGCACCGATGTATCCGAACTCTTGGGAGACGGGCTATACCTCCAGTATGTTGAATGTG GACGCTTGCGTTAAGGCTTGGTTGGGTGCCGGTTTGGATCCTTCGAAGCTTGTTCTTGGCGTGCCCGTCTATGGACACACCTTCAAACTGTCCTCTACCTCGGACACTCGCATCGGTGCACCAACTATCGGTCCGGGAGATGCCGGTCCGTACACACTGGAACCGGGCACCCTCTCCTATCTGGAAATCTGTGAAAAGCTAGCTGCTGGTGGGTACACGAAAGCGTTCAGCAGTGTTCAGCAGGTGCCGTACGCGTACAGTGGCAACCAGTGGATATCGTACGACGATGTCAACTCGATTGCGATCAAGGTACAGTACGCGAAGCGTATGAACCTGGGCGGCATCATGGTGTGGTCTATTGAGTCTGATGATGCGCGAGGAATCTGCGGTGAGGGACAGCATCCAATCACGTCGGCCGTGTACAGGGAAGTGTTTGGAACGGTAGCTCCAACACCGGGAACAACTACAACTACAGCGAAgaccaccactaccactacaAGCACGGCACGACCGATCACGACCACAACAACGCAACGACCGTTAACCACGACCACCACTATGTACaggaccaccaccactactacgaCTGCAAGGCCGACCCAAAAGCTGGTCTGTCCTGCAAGTGGTTTCCTGCGGGATCCAAACAACTGCGCCCAATTCTACCAGTGTTATCCGGGACT ACAAATAACTGATCAATTTACCGTCCTCATTTCAGATAAGGTGTTCTGCTTCTTCGACAACAAGGCCACGTACCGCGTGGGCGATGGTAAGGTGACGGTCGAGGACATCAATCCCAACCTCTGCACACACATCGTCTACAGCTCGATCACGCTCACGTCCACCGGCAGCATCAAGCTGCTCGACAGCTATGCCGACGTCACGAATGGCGGGTTTGCACGCTTCAAAAGCGTCTGCCAGCGTGCACCCGCCGTCAAGTGCATGATCGGGCTGAACAGTCTCCAGTCCGGCTCGAGCCCATTTTCCACCCTCATGAACAACACCGTCACCCGCCAGGCGGCCGTCTCCTCCATCCTGAGCTTTCTCATCCAGCAGTACCAGTTCGATGGGCTCGACTTTTACTGGCAGTATCCCGTGCTGAAAGGCGGCAATCCCGAGGATCGGTTCAACTTTGTCACCTTCATCTCGGAACTGTCCGCCAATCTGCACATGTacgggctgctgctgacgctcAGTGTTGCGCCGACGAGCGACTTCTTCATGGGCAGCTACAACGTGCCGAGTTTGGTGCGGTACGTCGACTACTTCAACGTGATGGCGTTCAATATGCACCACTACTGGGACGGCAAGACGGGCCATCAAAGTGCGCTGTACGCTAGCGGCAAGGAAACGTCCCTCTATGAAGCCCAGCTCAATGTGGACGCCGTCATTACCGGGTGGATCGCGGAAGGTGCACCAGCCGCGAAGCTCATCCTTGGAGTTACTCCGACGGCGAACATTATGAAGCTGTACGCAGCGAACGATAGCGGCATCGGTGCACGAACGGCTGGCCGGGGTGATATGGGCCAGTACACAACGACCGAGGGCATCATGTCCTACCCCGAGCTGTGTCTGGAGCGAGCGAAAGCAGGATGGGAGACGGTGCTCGACCGGACGCAGGAATCATTCTACGCCACCAACAAAATCTCGTGGGCCACCTACGATGAGGTACAGACGGTGCAGCTGAAGGGTTCGTACATTATAACGCGCGGACTGGCGGGCATGGCGCTGTACGATATGGAGAACGATGATGTGAAGAATCTCTGCGGGAAGGGCTTTTATCCACTGCTGAGAGGTGTTAATACGGGACTGGGACGAAGG